A genomic stretch from Deinococcus cellulosilyticus NBRC 106333 = KACC 11606 includes:
- a CDS encoding M15 family metallopeptidase gives MNLRRTLLVSLMLGFHVQGMQKSPGEKELQQGLERLQQAYPQAIKSWTLEEVHWKDGTVLPVKVRTRAGTYSWMLDHADLRDQVSQPYPTCLPLSTPVYLSDPGRVRSEVFFKKLYGQTPQEVESNLVPVKWLGGTVKFQGLHGAAAALRRVEQALQKNPELQKYVTPHQGTYLWRKVAGTERLSMHSFGIAIDLNGKHSNYWKYHKYQEGQKGIVYRNQIPEKLVFLFEREGFVWGGRWYHFDTMHFEYRPEMIDPSKCPIQ, from the coding sequence ATGAACCTCCGACGGACCTTGCTGGTCTCCCTGATGCTGGGTTTTCATGTGCAAGGGATGCAGAAATCTCCTGGAGAAAAGGAGCTTCAGCAGGGACTGGAGCGCCTTCAGCAAGCCTACCCGCAGGCCATCAAAAGCTGGACGCTGGAGGAGGTCCACTGGAAGGATGGCACGGTTTTGCCGGTGAAGGTTCGCACCAGAGCGGGCACCTACAGCTGGATGCTGGATCACGCAGACCTGCGGGATCAAGTGTCCCAGCCGTATCCGACCTGCCTGCCCCTGAGCACCCCTGTTTACCTTTCAGACCCTGGGCGGGTGCGCAGTGAGGTGTTTTTCAAGAAACTGTACGGTCAGACCCCTCAGGAGGTGGAGTCCAATCTTGTTCCCGTGAAATGGCTGGGTGGAACAGTGAAGTTTCAGGGCCTGCATGGTGCGGCTGCAGCCCTCAGGCGGGTGGAGCAGGCCTTGCAGAAAAATCCGGAGCTGCAGAAATATGTCACACCACACCAGGGCACGTATCTGTGGAGGAAGGTGGCAGGAACCGAACGCCTTTCCATGCACAGTTTTGGCATTGCCATTGACCTGAATGGAAAACACTCCAATTACTGGAAATACCACAAATACCAGGAAGGGCAAAAAGGCATTGTTTACCGCAACCAGATTCCCGAGAAACTGGTGTTTCTGTTTGAACGTGAAGGCTTTGTGTGGGGTGGACGCTGGTACCATTTTGACACCATGCACTTTGAATACCGTCCCGAAATGATCGACCCTTCAAAGTGTCCGATCCAGTGA
- a CDS encoding ABC transporter substrate-binding protein, producing the protein MKELPLTVLLALSSAQAVTITHDLGKTELSKTPKRIITLEHSFTDALVQLGVKPIGVAQDGGKNLAYLDAFLKNVAPVGTRAQPSLEKILALKPDLIIADTERHKNIYAQLSRIAPTISLNSFRGDYPDMLSQFRTIAQALGREQKAQTLLDDHNRMLNKAKAYTRSKAGPLMVMVLSSQAGATVHSTESFIGSLFQKMGRTNPVRPQNGEIQYTITLENIVAQNPATIVLLKNEGEATPLDSWKKDPLWNSLSAVKNNRVYIFDRDLWSKARGLKGMNLIFSQMISSGVLADRPAK; encoded by the coding sequence ATGAAAGAACTTCCCCTGACCGTCCTGCTTGCCCTGTCCAGTGCACAGGCTGTCACCATCACCCACGATCTGGGCAAGACGGAACTCAGCAAAACCCCGAAACGCATTATTACCCTGGAACACAGCTTCACAGATGCGCTGGTGCAACTTGGCGTGAAACCCATTGGTGTTGCACAGGACGGTGGCAAAAACCTGGCCTACCTGGATGCTTTCCTGAAAAACGTGGCCCCGGTCGGCACCCGCGCCCAGCCCAGCCTGGAAAAAATCCTGGCTTTAAAGCCCGACCTGATCATCGCAGACACCGAGCGGCACAAGAACATCTATGCCCAGCTTTCCAGAATTGCTCCAACCATCTCCCTGAATTCCTTCCGTGGGGATTACCCCGACATGCTGAGTCAGTTCAGGACCATTGCACAGGCCCTGGGCAGGGAGCAGAAAGCCCAGACCCTTCTGGACGACCACAACCGCATGTTGAACAAGGCAAAAGCCTACACCCGTTCCAAAGCTGGACCCCTGATGGTGATGGTGCTCTCCAGTCAGGCAGGTGCCACTGTGCACTCCACAGAAAGCTTCATTGGCAGCCTGTTCCAGAAAATGGGCCGCACCAATCCCGTGAGACCCCAGAACGGCGAAATCCAGTACACCATCACCCTGGAAAACATCGTGGCCCAGAACCCTGCCACCATCGTGCTGCTGAAAAACGAGGGAGAGGCCACCCCACTGGACAGCTGGAAAAAAGATCCCCTCTGGAACAGCCTGTCTGCTGTGAAAAACAACAGGGTCTACATCTTTGACCGTGACCTGTGGTCCAAAGCCCGTGGCCTCAAAGGCATGAACCTGATCTTCTCGCAGATGATCTCAAGCGGTGTGCTTGCAGACCGTCCCGCAAAATAA
- a CDS encoding ABC transporter substrate-binding protein, which produces MSKRIPLTLVGLLTLSLGSAFAQNTPLTVTAFFADTNANWANMQDDVGRELTKRTGITLKAEFAVGDPDQKINLIAASGQYPDLIAPKGAAGVLIDADAVLDLTSLINKNAPNIKKVIGNQMNRMKFSNKNQGIYFIPNNDTIGQIYFDNDAWFKLQLQALKEQKYPRVKTLKDFEKVIADYVIKHPKTADGKPTIGLSLLADDWRFVISVTNPAFWATGGWDDGEWYIDPKTFKAMPHHFRPEEKEYFRWLNHMNDIGLLDKESFTQKYDQYLAKIASGRVVGLIDANWEIGDAMNSLKAAGKHEQMYGRFPAVLNSKMKAAYNAPTGFRGGYGIGITKAAKDPVRILKFLDYLSSDEGQVLINWGIEGKHYKVVNGKREFLPKYEEMRKKDPAGFARETGIGNYGLSLRYGDGVKDKTGNYYTTNFPDQILENYTDAEKAALKAYKVKFWGDLLPKASQFKPIPWAAAWSIPVPQDSALSEFWAKEQDITRKYIPRAILADPKDFDKIYDEMLDVMEKQLSKYNVLMTQLVQDRLKLWGVLK; this is translated from the coding sequence ATGAGCAAACGCATCCCCCTGACCCTTGTTGGCCTTCTCACCCTCAGCCTTGGTTCTGCCTTCGCACAGAACACCCCACTCACCGTTACGGCGTTTTTCGCTGACACCAACGCCAACTGGGCCAACATGCAAGACGATGTGGGCAGGGAGCTCACCAAACGCACAGGCATCACCCTCAAAGCCGAATTTGCGGTGGGTGACCCGGACCAGAAGATCAACCTGATTGCTGCCTCTGGACAGTACCCCGACCTGATTGCCCCCAAAGGTGCTGCAGGGGTCCTGATTGATGCCGACGCTGTGCTGGACCTGACCTCACTCATCAACAAGAATGCCCCGAACATCAAAAAAGTCATCGGCAACCAGATGAACCGCATGAAGTTTTCGAACAAAAACCAGGGCATCTACTTCATTCCCAACAACGACACCATCGGACAGATCTACTTTGACAATGATGCCTGGTTCAAATTGCAACTGCAGGCCCTGAAAGAGCAGAAGTACCCCAGAGTCAAAACCCTCAAGGACTTTGAGAAGGTCATTGCCGACTACGTGATAAAACACCCCAAGACCGCAGATGGCAAACCCACCATCGGTCTGTCCCTGCTCGCCGATGACTGGCGTTTCGTGATCTCTGTCACCAACCCTGCATTCTGGGCCACAGGTGGCTGGGACGACGGGGAGTGGTACATCGACCCCAAAACCTTCAAAGCCATGCCCCATCACTTCCGGCCTGAGGAAAAAGAATACTTCCGCTGGCTGAACCACATGAACGACATCGGCCTGCTGGACAAGGAATCGTTCACCCAGAAGTACGACCAGTACCTTGCCAAGATTGCCTCTGGCCGGGTGGTTGGTCTGATTGATGCCAACTGGGAAATCGGGGACGCCATGAACTCCTTGAAGGCTGCAGGCAAGCATGAGCAGATGTACGGACGCTTCCCTGCGGTGCTGAACAGCAAAATGAAAGCTGCTTACAATGCGCCCACCGGATTCCGTGGCGGTTATGGCATCGGCATCACCAAAGCGGCCAAAGACCCTGTGCGCATTCTGAAGTTCCTGGATTACCTGTCCAGCGATGAGGGACAGGTGTTGATCAACTGGGGCATCGAAGGCAAGCATTACAAAGTGGTGAATGGCAAGCGTGAATTCCTCCCCAAATACGAGGAGATGCGCAAGAAGGACCCCGCTGGATTTGCTCGCGAAACGGGCATTGGCAATTATGGTCTGTCCCTGCGTTACGGGGACGGGGTGAAGGACAAAACCGGCAACTACTACACCACCAACTTCCCCGACCAGATCCTGGAGAACTACACCGACGCCGAGAAAGCTGCCCTGAAAGCTTACAAGGTGAAATTCTGGGGTGATCTGCTGCCCAAAGCCAGCCAATTCAAACCGATTCCCTGGGCGGCTGCGTGGAGCATTCCTGTTCCCCAGGACAGTGCCCTCAGTGAATTCTGGGCCAAGGAGCAGGACATCACCCGCAAGTACATTCCCAGAGCAATCCTGGCTGATCCCAAGGACTTCGACAAGATCTACGATGAGATGCTGGACGTGATGGAGAAACAGCTGAGCAAGTACAACGTGCTGATGACCCAGCTGGTGCAGGACCGTCTCAAGCTCTGGGGAGTCCTCAAGTAA
- a CDS encoding DUF2188 domain-containing protein — protein MPWNSENYPQSLKNFNPEVRSKAVEIANALLEEGHDEGSAIAIATDRAEEWAKNRDIPIRQDES, from the coding sequence ATGCCCTGGAATTCGGAGAATTATCCCCAGTCACTGAAAAACTTCAACCCTGAAGTGCGCAGCAAGGCCGTGGAGATTGCCAATGCCCTGCTTGAGGAGGGTCACGACGAAGGCAGTGCGATTGCCATTGCCACTGACCGTGCTGAGGAATGGGCCAAGAACCGTGACATTCCCATCCGGCAGGATGAATCCTGA
- a CDS encoding GGDEF domain-containing protein — protein sequence MVSILDSLFINVCMVIALGYLLSLTYTDWRPEKRIHVLLFRTGFAALGSILLMYHGIDLQRNMIDLRLVPILLIALRYGLSYGILAALPVVVVCAVFFSDLPLLPVVTSMGLSLMVVGLVRMSFKTDVAPSRAYFQAPLLAFLVSGVGIAGAEPAEQQAFIRIFPWYYGANVLGFWGAARIVRTRMKYLRATEHLREESLMDPLTGLLNRRQFELDRKLFEDGDAFLVLDLDHFKQVNDTFGHSMGDEVLKQTAALLRSATRGYDRVYRMGGEEFLVVLRRTQGNQAESIAERIRQTIEAHLFPIPRPITISGGLVTLHPLTTLQAVLELADELLYLSKSSGRNQVQSEGVCHKGHVPYPAQINIMKDPDVPVPIEPAKRMD from the coding sequence ATGGTTTCCATTCTGGACTCGCTTTTCATCAACGTCTGCATGGTGATTGCTCTGGGGTACCTCCTCAGTCTGACTTACACCGACTGGCGTCCTGAAAAGCGCATTCATGTGTTGCTTTTCCGTACAGGCTTTGCTGCACTGGGTTCCATTTTGCTGATGTACCATGGCATCGACCTGCAGCGCAACATGATTGACCTCAGACTGGTGCCCATCCTCCTGATTGCCCTCAGGTATGGGCTCAGCTATGGCATTCTGGCCGCCCTGCCCGTGGTGGTGGTCTGCGCAGTGTTCTTCTCTGATTTGCCCCTTCTGCCCGTGGTCACGTCCATGGGTCTGAGCCTGATGGTGGTGGGCCTGGTGCGCATGTCTTTCAAAACGGATGTGGCCCCCTCGAGGGCGTACTTCCAGGCACCTTTGCTGGCTTTTCTGGTCAGTGGGGTGGGCATTGCTGGGGCTGAACCTGCAGAACAGCAGGCCTTCATCAGGATCTTTCCGTGGTATTACGGGGCCAATGTGCTGGGCTTCTGGGGAGCGGCACGCATTGTGCGCACACGCATGAAGTACCTGAGGGCCACCGAGCACCTCAGGGAAGAGTCCCTGATGGACCCCCTGACCGGGCTCCTGAACCGCAGGCAGTTCGAACTGGACCGCAAACTGTTTGAAGATGGGGACGCTTTTCTGGTGCTGGACCTCGATCACTTCAAACAGGTCAATGACACCTTTGGTCACTCCATGGGAGATGAGGTCCTGAAGCAGACTGCGGCTCTGTTGCGCAGTGCCACACGTGGCTATGACCGGGTTTACCGCATGGGTGGTGAGGAATTTCTGGTGGTGCTCAGGAGGACCCAGGGGAACCAGGCAGAAAGCATTGCCGAGCGCATCCGCCAGACCATTGAAGCTCACCTGTTCCCCATTCCCAGGCCAATCACCATCAGTGGTGGCCTGGTGACCCTGCATCCCCTCACCACCTTGCAGGCTGTGCTGGAACTTGCAGATGAACTGCTTTACCTCTCCAAGTCCAGCGGACGCAACCAGGTGCAGAGCGAAGGGGTGTGCCACAAAGGCCATGTCCCTTATCCTGCCCAGATCAACATCATGAAGGACCCGGATGTGCCTGTACCAATTGAACCTGCGAAGCGCATGGACTAA
- a CDS encoding NAD(P)-dependent oxidoreductase, producing the protein MHKDPSSGFQEYYAPLTQHEALTEANRCLYCYDAPCIQACPTHIDIPTFIKKIASGNLRGSAKTILESNFLGGTCGRVCPVQELCEGACVLGKDHKPIMIGRLQRYAVDHVQDRGIEVFQPGESNGMKVAVIGSGPAGLSCSAELAKLGYAVTLYEKRDLAGGLSTYGIIVLREPVEVSLREVESVQKLGVQVQTGHSIETKEEFDALVGQYDAVFLAVGLGAVPAMGIPGEEYLQDGLKFIEDSKIDLPNLRVGDNVVVIGAGNTAIDAATIARRAGADVTMVYRRTESEMTAYEHEYHFALKEGIQYSFLTQPVRVITEEGRVLGLECVKMELGEPDASGRATPRPVAGSEFIIPCDQVIKAIGQEKPALAVTLGLELEKGYIRTDDTLQTSIPNVYAGGDCIRAKGTASTVMAVQDGKIAAAAIHENLSIRKEVAHG; encoded by the coding sequence ATGCATAAAGATCCATCCTCCGGTTTTCAGGAATATTACGCTCCCCTCACCCAGCATGAAGCGCTCACTGAAGCGAACCGCTGCCTGTACTGCTATGATGCGCCCTGCATTCAGGCCTGCCCGACCCACATTGATATTCCAACCTTCATCAAAAAGATTGCTTCAGGAAATCTGCGCGGCAGTGCGAAGACCATCCTGGAATCCAACTTTCTGGGAGGCACCTGTGGCCGCGTCTGCCCGGTGCAGGAACTCTGTGAAGGGGCGTGCGTGCTGGGCAAAGACCACAAGCCTATCATGATTGGTCGTCTGCAACGTTATGCTGTGGACCATGTGCAGGACAGAGGCATTGAGGTTTTCCAGCCAGGGGAGAGCAACGGCATGAAAGTGGCCGTGATCGGCTCGGGACCCGCCGGACTGTCCTGCAGTGCAGAACTTGCCAAACTGGGTTACGCCGTGACCCTCTATGAAAAACGGGATCTGGCCGGAGGGCTCTCGACTTACGGCATCATCGTGCTGCGCGAACCCGTGGAAGTCTCCCTGCGTGAAGTGGAATCGGTGCAGAAACTGGGTGTGCAGGTGCAGACCGGGCACAGCATCGAAACGAAAGAAGAATTCGACGCCCTGGTCGGTCAATACGATGCCGTGTTCCTTGCCGTGGGCCTCGGGGCCGTGCCTGCCATGGGCATTCCCGGAGAAGAATACCTGCAAGACGGTCTGAAGTTCATTGAAGACAGCAAAATCGACCTTCCCAATTTGCGGGTTGGAGACAACGTGGTGGTGATCGGGGCAGGGAACACCGCCATCGACGCAGCCACCATTGCCAGACGGGCAGGGGCAGACGTGACCATGGTCTACCGCCGCACCGAAAGCGAAATGACCGCCTATGAGCACGAATACCACTTTGCCCTCAAAGAAGGCATCCAGTACAGTTTTCTGACCCAGCCTGTGCGGGTGATCACCGAAGAGGGGAGGGTCCTGGGTCTCGAGTGCGTGAAGATGGAACTCGGAGAACCCGACGCTTCAGGACGTGCCACCCCGCGACCTGTGGCCGGTTCTGAATTCATCATCCCCTGCGATCAGGTGATCAAGGCCATTGGGCAGGAAAAACCCGCCCTGGCTGTCACCCTCGGCCTGGAACTGGAGAAAGGCTACATCAGGACGGATGACACCCTGCAGACGAGCATCCCCAATGTGTACGCCGGGGGAGACTGCATCCGTGCAAAAGGCACCGCCTCCACGGTGATGGCCGTGCAGGATGGCAAGATTGCTGCGGCTGCCATCCACGAGAACCTGAGCATCAGAAAGGAAGTCGCCCATGGCTGA